The DNA segment GCACCGACTGATCGGCGAGGATCGAGAAGATCTCGGCCACTGGCGAGCCGGGGTAACCTGTGATGAGGCTTGCGCCGGCTTCGAGACAACCTTTGAAGAGAATCTCATTCCCATTGAGGAATCGTGTGCCGGATTCGGCGTCGTAGTGATCGCGCCTTGCCATTCTACCGTTTCTCCACCACGGTAACGACCGCCCGGGCCGAGCCGGGTCCGACCGATCGGAACCCATGAGGCCGGTTCGAGTCGAACATCAGCGCGTCGCCGGATCGCAAGACCACCGTTTGGTCCGGCGTGCTGAATTCGAGGCGTCCGTTGAGGACAAAAATGAACTCCTCCCCCTCGTGGTCGAAAAAGGAGACCTCCTCCTTTTCCTTCGGTTCGAATTCGACGAAGTACGGATCCATGATCTTGCGCGTCTTGAGGTGCCCCAGAGAGAAATATTGGTAGCCCACCGGATGGCCATCTCTTGAGAGCCGCCGATTCACCGGGCGACGATCACGGGCGCGAACCACCGCGAGGGCGCCGGAAGCCTGCTCCTCGAAAAAACCGACCAAGGGGACCCCGAAGAACCGGCTGATCTTCAGGAGCGTGGGGATGGGGGGTACGACCTGTTCGTTCTCGATCAGGGATAGGAGGGCAGGAGAGAGCCCTGTGCCGCGCGCCACCGTCTTGAGGATGTATCCCTTGCTGCGTCTCAACCACCGGAGGCGCTGACCGATATGTAGATGGTGGACCTCCCGGGCCGGCCCGCTCTTAGCCGCGGTCCGCCCGTTGCCTC comes from the Nitrospirota bacterium genome and includes:
- a CDS encoding cupin domain-containing protein, yielding MAQGHGQSQERGNGRTAAKSGPAREVHHLHIGQRLRWLRRSKGYILKTVARGTGLSPALLSLIENEQVVPPIPTLLKISRFFGVPLVGFFEEQASGALAVVRARDRRPVNRRLSRDGHPVGYQYFSLGHLKTRKIMDPYFVEFEPKEKEEVSFFDHEGEEFIFVLNGRLEFSTPDQTVVLRSGDALMFDSNRPHGFRSVGPGSARAVVTVVEKR